A part of Gossypium hirsutum isolate 1008001.06 chromosome A07, Gossypium_hirsutum_v2.1, whole genome shotgun sequence genomic DNA contains:
- the LOC107955439 gene encoding chromatin modification-related protein MEAF6 isoform X3: protein MDHSGSCQRGSSNPSAMLATLLSRRAKLQEELGNIERQVYDMETSYLQDTGQCGNVLKGFEGFLSSSNKNTALSKRSRKFQPEDRLFSLSSVASPVAEEIATARDGEPVICRGKPKKGRGREAKKMRHFSEPDYDYDDDPDVTL from the exons ATGGATCACAGTGGTAGCT GTCAGAGAGGATCATCAAACCCGTCAGCTATGCTGGCTACTTTGCTTAGTAGAAGAGCTAAGCTTCAAGAAGAGCTTGGAAACATCGAGAGACAA GTGTACGATATGGAGACTAGTTATTTACAGGATACAGGTCAATGCGGCAATGTTTTGAAAGGTTTTGAGGGGTTCCTCTCTTCATCTAATAAGAACACTGCCCT CTCGAAGCGGTCCAGGAAGTTCCAGCCTGAAGACAGGCTATTCTCATTATCTTCGGTCGCTTCTCCGGTG GCTGAAGAGATTGCCACTGCTAGAGATGGTGAGCCTGTAATATGCAG AGGAAAACCGAAGAAGGGAAGAGGTAGAGAAGCAAAGAAAATGCGACACTTCAGTGAACCAGATTATGACTATGATGATGATCCTGATGTGACTTTATGA
- the LOC107955439 gene encoding chromatin modification-related protein MEAF6 isoform X5 produces the protein MLATLLSRRAKLQEELGNIERQVYDMETSYLQDTGQCGNVLKGFEGFLSSSNKNTALHLLKLICSSKRSRKFQPEDRLFSLSSVASPVAEEIATARDGEPVICRGKPKKGRGREAKKMRHFSEPDYDYDDDPDVTL, from the exons ATGCTGGCTACTTTGCTTAGTAGAAGAGCTAAGCTTCAAGAAGAGCTTGGAAACATCGAGAGACAA GTGTACGATATGGAGACTAGTTATTTACAGGATACAGGTCAATGCGGCAATGTTTTGAAAGGTTTTGAGGGGTTCCTCTCTTCATCTAATAAGAACACTGCCCT CCATTTATTGAAGTTGATTTGCAGCTCGAAGCGGTCCAGGAAGTTCCAGCCTGAAGACAGGCTATTCTCATTATCTTCGGTCGCTTCTCCGGTG GCTGAAGAGATTGCCACTGCTAGAGATGGTGAGCCTGTAATATGCAG AGGAAAACCGAAGAAGGGAAGAGGTAGAGAAGCAAAGAAAATGCGACACTTCAGTGAACCAGATTATGACTATGATGATGATCCTGATGTGACTTTATGA
- the LOC107955439 gene encoding chromatin modification-related protein MEAF6 isoform X1 has product MDHSGSCQRGSSNPSAMLATLLSRRAKLQEELGNIERQVYDMETSYLQDTGQCGNVLKGFEGFLSSSNKNTALHLLKLICSSKRSRKFQPEDRLFSLSSVASPVAEEIATARDGEPVICRGKPKKGRGREAKKMRHFSEPDYDYDDDPDVTL; this is encoded by the exons ATGGATCACAGTGGTAGCT GTCAGAGAGGATCATCAAACCCGTCAGCTATGCTGGCTACTTTGCTTAGTAGAAGAGCTAAGCTTCAAGAAGAGCTTGGAAACATCGAGAGACAA GTGTACGATATGGAGACTAGTTATTTACAGGATACAGGTCAATGCGGCAATGTTTTGAAAGGTTTTGAGGGGTTCCTCTCTTCATCTAATAAGAACACTGCCCT CCATTTATTGAAGTTGATTTGCAGCTCGAAGCGGTCCAGGAAGTTCCAGCCTGAAGACAGGCTATTCTCATTATCTTCGGTCGCTTCTCCGGTG GCTGAAGAGATTGCCACTGCTAGAGATGGTGAGCCTGTAATATGCAG AGGAAAACCGAAGAAGGGAAGAGGTAGAGAAGCAAAGAAAATGCGACACTTCAGTGAACCAGATTATGACTATGATGATGATCCTGATGTGACTTTATGA
- the LOC107955439 gene encoding chromatin modification-related protein MEAF6 isoform X4: protein MDHSGQRGSSNPSAMLATLLSRRAKLQEELGNIERQVYDMETSYLQDTGQCGNVLKGFEGFLSSSNKNTALSKRSRKFQPEDRLFSLSSVASPVAEEIATARDGEPVICRGKPKKGRGREAKKMRHFSEPDYDYDDDPDVTL from the exons ATGGATCACAGTG GTCAGAGAGGATCATCAAACCCGTCAGCTATGCTGGCTACTTTGCTTAGTAGAAGAGCTAAGCTTCAAGAAGAGCTTGGAAACATCGAGAGACAA GTGTACGATATGGAGACTAGTTATTTACAGGATACAGGTCAATGCGGCAATGTTTTGAAAGGTTTTGAGGGGTTCCTCTCTTCATCTAATAAGAACACTGCCCT CTCGAAGCGGTCCAGGAAGTTCCAGCCTGAAGACAGGCTATTCTCATTATCTTCGGTCGCTTCTCCGGTG GCTGAAGAGATTGCCACTGCTAGAGATGGTGAGCCTGTAATATGCAG AGGAAAACCGAAGAAGGGAAGAGGTAGAGAAGCAAAGAAAATGCGACACTTCAGTGAACCAGATTATGACTATGATGATGATCCTGATGTGACTTTATGA
- the LOC107955437 gene encoding protein LTV1 homolog, whose protein sequence is MGKKKFIDKKKSATFQLLARDSSDPNYSDSPGSDRVFVRVDNNPVSFDTVFDEDNNCYNDCQYDNEDSIFADAPNDNGDSGDDYDRVLGSSSHMVVNDKGALPENVRKEILELGFPDDGYNYLIHLREIRNTGGGSAFYHNPKFKPDQLPHDVKAYDASRVQISNSKGNYNEKSIYSVASNTLNARMNKVFDPEVAALLDDSDLLRFGSDVEDLEEDFVVRANTGEEGEGDESGKKLNFVEEFEFIDASVKNADTKSGNQEIANEVRNYQGEEKPRSRRLLDEQFDILELKEYGSDDDDDDCEGYMAEEEEFLADNLKNVLNENDMDDLEHDDVYKAPADLLHGSKSPKSKELTADIMRRCAEYAENYENESEDEKVMVVQESSDESEQFDCESIISTYSTLDNHPGKIEAPGVTRKKKLAETVSGALSAKSQVISLRGKEKLPLDFLPNSRKAAAEKVKIACSIIPEQHKRKQHGQETKEEKKERKLAIKKERSEARKMKKAMKELYRSETQQAQKVAAISGPSAIRLM, encoded by the exons ATGGGAAAAAAGAAATTCATCGATAAAAAGAAATCAGCAACATTCCAACTACTTGCTCGAGACTCTTCTGATCCCAATTACAGTGACTCACCTGGTAGCGACCGAGTCTTTGTCCGAGTCGACAATAATCCTGTCTCCTTCGACACCGTCTTTGACGAAGATAATAATTGCTATAATGACTGTCAATATGATAACGAGGACTCTATATTCGCCGATGCACCCAATGACAATGGTGACAGTGGTGACGATTATGATAGAGTGTTGGGAAGCTCCTCTCATATGGTCGTGAACGATAAGGGTGCATTGCCGGAGAATGTCAGGAAGGAGATTTTGGAGCTAGGGTTTCCAGATGATGGTTACaattatttgattcatttgaGAGAGATTAGAAACACCGGTGGAGGCTCTGCTTTCTATCATAACCCTAAGTTCAAGCCTGACCAGCTTCCTCATGATGTTAAG GCCTATGATGCTTCAAGAGTACAGATATCAAATTCAAAAGGGAATTATAATGAGAAATCAATTTACAGTGTTGCTTCAAATACACTTAATGCTAGGATGAACAAAGTGTTTGATCCTGAAGTGGCTGCTCTGCTTGATGATAGTGATTTGTTGCGTTTTGGATCTGATGTTGAGGATTTGGAGGAGGATTTTGTTGTTAGGGCAAACACTGGTGAAGAAGGGGAGGGTGATGAGAGTGGTAAGAAGTTGAATTTTGTTGAAGAATTTGAGTTTATTGATGCCAGTGTTAAGAATGCTGATACGAAATCCGGCAATCAAGAGATTGCAAATGAAGTAAGGAATTACCAAGGGGAAGAAAAGCCACGCTCCCGGCGCCTTTTGGATGAGCAATTCGACATT CTTGAACTTAAAGAATATGGCTCTGATGACGACGATGATGATTGTGAGGGTTACATGGCTGAAGAAGAAGAGTTTCTGGCAGACAACCTGAAAAATGTTCTAAATGAAAATGATATGGATGATTTGGAGCATGATGATGTATATAAAGCTCCTGCTGATTTATTGCATGGTAGTAAAAGTCCTAAAAGCAAGGAGCTAACTGCTGATATCATGCGGCGTTGTGCTGAATACGccgaaaattatgaaaatgaaagtgAAGATGAAAAAGTGATGGTTGTGCAAGAAAGCAGCGATGAATCAGAACAATTTGATTGTGAGAGCATCATCTCCACGTATTCGACCCTTGATAACCACCCAGGAAAAATTGAAGCTCCGGGGGTAACTAGGAAAAAGAAGTTAGCTGAAACTGTTTCTGGGGCTTTGAGTGCCAAAAGTCAGGTGATATCCCTCAGGGGAAAAGAAAAGCTCCCACTAGACTTTTTACCTAATAGCAGGAAGGCTGCAGCAGAAAAAGTCAAGATTGCATGTAGCATAATACCCGAACAGCATAAGAGAAAGCAACATGGTCAGGAGACTAAGGAGGAAAAGAAAGAACGGAAG CTTGCTATAAAAAAGGAACGAAGTGAAGCACGGAAAATGAAAAAGGCAATGAAAGAGCTATACCGGAGTGAAACCCAGCAAGCTCAGAAAGTAGCTGCTATATCTGGCCCATCTGCCATTCGATTAAT GTGA
- the LOC107956880 gene encoding uncharacterized protein produces MISMENKGFNVRLMLLFLGLCCLMISSAAVPITNKGNLNSNKELFPSSVQDLLVQDVEKSIEAEEMFGEYLGHDFNGERMLMEITDYAPTGASHKHDPFSPPPENKKTPKL; encoded by the exons ATGATCAGCATGGAGAACAAAGGTTTTAATGTTAGATTGATGCTGCTTTTTCTGGGTTTATGTTGCCTTATGATTTCTTCTGCTGCTGTTCCTATAACAAATAAGG GAAATCTCAACTCAAATAAGGAATTATTCCCTTCTTCCGTCCAAGATTTACTTGTTCAG GATGTGGAAAAATCAATCGAAGCTGAGGAAATGTTTGGGGAATATTTAGGACATGATTTCAATGGAGAAAGGATGCTAATGGAAATCACAGATTATGCACCAACTGGTGCCAGCCACAAGCATGATCCCTTTTCACCTCCACCCGAAAACAAAAAAACTccaaaactttaa
- the LOC107955439 gene encoding chromatin modification-related protein MEAF6 isoform X2, which translates to MDHSGQRGSSNPSAMLATLLSRRAKLQEELGNIERQVYDMETSYLQDTGQCGNVLKGFEGFLSSSNKNTALHLLKLICSSKRSRKFQPEDRLFSLSSVASPVAEEIATARDGEPVICRGKPKKGRGREAKKMRHFSEPDYDYDDDPDVTL; encoded by the exons ATGGATCACAGTG GTCAGAGAGGATCATCAAACCCGTCAGCTATGCTGGCTACTTTGCTTAGTAGAAGAGCTAAGCTTCAAGAAGAGCTTGGAAACATCGAGAGACAA GTGTACGATATGGAGACTAGTTATTTACAGGATACAGGTCAATGCGGCAATGTTTTGAAAGGTTTTGAGGGGTTCCTCTCTTCATCTAATAAGAACACTGCCCT CCATTTATTGAAGTTGATTTGCAGCTCGAAGCGGTCCAGGAAGTTCCAGCCTGAAGACAGGCTATTCTCATTATCTTCGGTCGCTTCTCCGGTG GCTGAAGAGATTGCCACTGCTAGAGATGGTGAGCCTGTAATATGCAG AGGAAAACCGAAGAAGGGAAGAGGTAGAGAAGCAAAGAAAATGCGACACTTCAGTGAACCAGATTATGACTATGATGATGATCCTGATGTGACTTTATGA